A genomic window from Glycine max cultivar Williams 82 chromosome 17, Glycine_max_v4.0, whole genome shotgun sequence includes:
- the LOC100796855 gene encoding protein trichome birefringence-like 14, with amino-acid sequence MFTRNRMKAGFNGLRGKEISLISIVLMSATIILWSWEKMPGLSAFLPPQTPPLQLPSDHLASRRSDQVLEPDPRLGEDGLPLAKEKTADEAEDLRLKGASRTVPVQSSSGKNMGEDGSSLVTEKIVNEAEELHLEEASRTVPAQSSSGKNMGEDGSSLTKKKTANELGELHIEGSSWTVPAQSSSGKKMGESKTGTTSYTEQIPSSVPDDEVKHKRILEGEKNHNVQTFSSPTTSGAKKNEAEGEKSLKQEENKHRNDSVTKSPQISSLTGGKDNNWNNATESKVCNYAKGKWVPDNNRPLYSGFGCKQWLSGMWACHLMQRTDFEYEKLRWQPKDCQMEEFEGSKFLRRMQNKTLAFVGDSLGRQQFQSLMCMITGGKDKLEVEDVGREYGLVIAEGSARPNGWAFRFSSTNTTILYYWSAILCDVEPIDVNNPNTDYAMHLDRPPAFLRQYIHKFNVLVLNTGHHWNRGKLTANRWVMHVGGVPNTDRKIAVIWGAKNLTIHSIVSWANSQLPKYPGLKVFFRSISPRHFVGGDWNTGGSCDNTKPMSVGKEILGEESSDEGAASAVKGTGVKLLDITALSQLRDEAHISRFSLTAKPGVQDCLHWCLPGVPDTWNEMLFAQI; translated from the exons ATGTTCACCCGAAACAG GATGAAGGCTGGCTTTAATGGATTACGGGGTAAAGAAATTTCACTTATTTCCATTGTTCTCATGTCTGCAACTATCATTTTATGGTCATGGGAGAAAATGCCTGGTCTTAGTGCCTTTCTTCCTCCTCAAACACCACCACTGCAGCTGCCTTCAG ATCATTTAGCTAGTCGTCGTTCAGACCAGGTGCTAGAACCAGATCCACGTTTGGGTGAAGATGGCTTGCCGTTGGCAAAGGAAAAGACTGCTGATGAAGCAGAAGATCTACGTCTCAAGGGAGCATCACGGACGGTTCCTGTACAAAGCTCTTCTGGAAAGAACATGGGCGAAGATGGCTCATCATTGGTAACAGAAAAGATTGTCAATGAAGCAGAAGAACTACATCTCGAGGAAGCATCACGGACGGTTCCTGCACAAAGCTCTTCTGGAAAGAACATGGGTGAAGATGGCTCATCGTTAACAAAGAAAAAGACTGCCAATGAGCTAGGGGAACTACATATCGAGGGATCATCATGGACGGTGCCTGCACAAAGCTCTTCTGGAAAGAAAATGGGTGAAAGTAAAACCGGAACAACTTCATATACCGAAC AAATTCCTTCAAGTGTGCCAGATGATGAAGTAAAACACAAAAGAATCTTGGAAGGTGAGAAAAATCACAACGTACAAACTTTTTCCAGCCCAACAACATCTGGggctaaaaaaaatgaagccgaGGGGGAGAAAAGTTtgaaacaagaagaaaataagcaTAGAAACGATTCTGTGACAAAATCTCCTCAAATAAGCTCTTTAACAGGTGGAAAAGACAACAATTGGAATAATGCTACAGAAAGTAAAG TCTGTAATTATGCAAAAGGAAAATGGGTCCCAGACAACAACCGGCCTTTGTATTCAGGTTTTGGTTGCAAACAGTGGCTATCAGGGATGTGGGCTTGCCACTTGATGCAACGTACGGACTTTGAATATGAGAAGCTTCGTTGGCAACCCAAGGATTGTCaaatggaagaatttgaaggtTCTAAATTCTTGAGAAG GATGCAAAACAAAACTCTGGCTTTTGTTGGAGACTCGTTGGGCCGGCAGCAGTTCCAGTCTTTAATGTGCATGATCACTGGTGGTAAGGATAAGCTTGAGGTTGAAGATGTGGGGAGGGAGTATGGATTGGTTATAGCTGAGGGCTCAGCCCGTCCTAATGGGTGGGCGTTCCGCTTCTCAAGCACTAATACTACCATCTTGTACTACTGGTCGGCAATCCTCTGTGATGTTGAACCTATTGATGTAAACAACCCAAACACTGATTATGCGATGCATCTTGATCGGCCGCCAGCATTCTTGCGCCAATATATCCACAAGTTCAATGTCCTGGTTCTCAACACAGGTCACCACTGGAATCGGGGAAAGCTCACGGCTAATCGATGGGTAATGCATGTTGGTGGTGTGCCAAATACTGATAGGAAGATAGCAGTGATTTGGGGTGCCAAGAATCTTACGATTCACAGCATTGTTAGTTGGGCAAATTCACAGCTTCCAAAATATCCAGGTTTGAAGGTATTCTTTCGTTCCATCTCTCCTAGGCATTTTGTTGGTGGGGACTGGAACACAGGAGGCAGTTGTGACAATACCAAACCCATGTCCGTTGGAAAGGAAATATTGGGAGAGGAGTCTAGTGATGAAGGTGCTGCAAGTGCGGTAAAGGGAACAGGGGTTAAACTCTTAGACATAACAGCTCTTTCTCAGCTTAGGGATGAGGCTCATATATCACGGTTCAGTCTTACTGCGAAGCCTGGGGTGCAGGATTGCTTACACTGGTGTTTGCCTGGTGTTCCTGATACCTGGAATGAAATGCTCTTTGCTCAAATATAG
- the LOC100797385 gene encoding uncharacterized protein, translated as MAISGSETQSPLVKSVSQVEVECVKCDLCGFTEECTPAYITRVRQRYQGRWLCGLCVEAVKHEVVRSDSVITTEEALDRHISFCREFRSSTVTNNKTEHPIFAMGRVLRRSLDSPRPLRSNSSGALPSVDGVRAPHLLRSESCFSSISG; from the coding sequence ATGGCAATTTCAGGGTCAGAGACTCAGAGTCCTTTAGTGAAAAGCGTTTCTCAGGTGGAAGTTGAGTGTGTGAAATGCGACTTGTGCGGGTTCACAGAGGAATGCACCCCTGCGTACATCACGAGGGTGCGTCAGAGGTACCAGGGTCGCTGGCTTTGTGGGCTGTGCGTGGAGGCTGTGAAGCACGAGGTGGTGAGATCAGACAGTGTCATCACCACGGAAGAAGCGCTGGACCGTCACATCAGCTTCTGCAGAGAGTTCAGATCATCGACGGTTACCAATAATAAAACAGAGCACCCCATCTTCGCCATGGGACGCGTCCTCCGGAGGAGCCTCGACTCTCCCAGGCCTCTCCGATCGAACTCCAGTGGGGCTCTCCCGTCCGTGGACGGGGTTCGAGCCCCACACTTGCTTCGATCGGAGAGTTGCTTCTCTTCTATCTCGGGTTAA
- the LOC100306504 gene encoding Protein LURP-one-related 6-like, with amino-acid sequence MIAKTNTIMPIIGKLYCSSSETVLVVRRRPHVVNGGGFVVMDCSAQRVVFRVDGCGVRGKKGDLILREGDGDALLLMRRMGGMVEALSIYKKWKCYSLDYEGSRKLVFSLREPNSCLVKNNAIRIFTRNRGRDFKISGCFPDKCCSIVDSKGNEVAQVGMMKEVEELIESKDLYHVVVNPGMDQAFVFGVIAVLDYIYGESTHR; translated from the exons ATGATTGCGAAGACAAACACGATTATGCCTATCATTGGCAAACTGTACTGTTCATCGTCTGAGACGGTGCTTGTGGTGAGGAGGAGGCCACACGTGGTGAATGGTGGGGGTTTTGTAGTCATGGATTGTAGTGCCCAGAGGGTTGTGTTCAGGGTCGATGGTTGTGGTGTTCGTGGCAAAAAGGGAGACTTGATTCTAAGAGAAGGAGATGGAGACGCTTTGCTTCTCATGCGTCGAAtg GGAGGCATGGTTGAGGCCTTAAGCATTTACAAGAAGTGGAAATGCTACAGCTTGGACTACGAAGGATCTCGGAAGCTGGTTTTCAGCTTGAGAGAACCCAATTCTTGTTTGGTTAAGAACAATGCAATCAGAATCTTCACTAGGAACAGAGGCCGTGACTTTAAGATCAGTGGCTGTTTCCCGGATAAGTGTTGTAGCATTGTTGACTCTAAAGGCAACGAGGTAGCACAG gtGGGGATGATGAAGGAAGTGGAGGAATTGATTGAAAGCAAGGATTTGTACCATGTGGTGGTGAATCCTGGGATGGATCAAGCTTTTGTTTTCGGAGTCATCGCTGTCCTTGATTACATTTATGGCGAATCTACCCACCGCTAA
- the LOC100777542 gene encoding von Willebrand factor A domain-containing protein DDB_G0292028 → MAQDFSKAVDDGLKLSKRIYFGKDRAVAPPKPPPPMTRSATAFLPSAPMVYAVISDPGIVDNPDIPSYQPHVYGRCDPPALIPLQMNAIQMEADCYHETAFITVSGTWRLHCVMGSRSCDCRIAVPVSHQGSILGVEVSVSRKSYSTQLVVMEDDNGNQNASPPQNGGFLIPDIFTLTIPQIDGGSNLSIKVRWSQKIVFSKGQFSLNVPFTFPDFVNPAGKKISKREKIQINVDAVTGGELLCKTLSHPLKEVRRHVGSMGFLYDSDVLSWSKVDFSFSYAVSSSHITGGVLLESASVHDFDQREMFYMYLSTGDIQSDKVFKKDIIFIIDISGSMRGKLIEDTKNALLTALSKLNQADSFNIIAFNGETYLFSKTMELASGDAVERATEWINTNFVAGGGTNISHPLNTAIEMLSNIQSSVPIIFLVTDGTVEDERQICAMVKNRMINGESICPRIYTFGIGSFCNHYFLRMLAMIGRGQYDAALDVDLIEPRMLTLFGKASSLILANIKMDTLDDLDDLEVYPPHIPDLSSEGPLILSGRYRGNFPKTLKIEGILADFSNFVVDMKIQNAKDIPVQKISARDQIEHLTAQAWLMENKQLEQKVAKLSLQTGFMSEYTRMIILETDHLKKVKESAGTKEASKKSHPQYEAPVQGQRMILLPHLGIGFGNLTATAENTPPGFESKFPEVPEIFKAATNCCETLCSYCCCMCCIQCCTRINNQCATALTQLCIGLGCFGCITCCSDICCSGNEG, encoded by the exons ATGGCCCAGGATTTCTCCAAAGCTGTTGATGACGGCCTCAAGCTCTCCAAACGCATATACTTCGGGAAGGACAGGGCGGTGGCACCTCCTAAACCTCCGCCGCCGATGACGCGCTCCGCCACCGCGTTTCTCCCCTCGGCGCCGATGGTCTACGCGGTGATCTCCGATCCAGGGATCGTGGACAACCCCGACATCCCGAGCTACCAACCGCACGTGTACGGAAGGTGTGATCCTCCAGCGTTGATTCCGCTTCAGATGAACGCTATTCAGATGGAAGCTGATTGCTACCACGAAACCGCGTTTATCACAGTCTCCGGCACTTGGAGACTCCACTGCGTCATGGGAAGCCGCTCCTGCGATTGCCGCATCGCTGTTCCCGTCAGCCACCAG GGTTCAATTCTAGGTGTTGAGGTCAGCGTTTCTAGAAAATCATATTCTACTCAACTGGTTGTAATGGAAGATGACAATGGGAACCAAAACGCCTCGCCACCTCAAAACGGAGGGTTTCTCATCCCGGATATATTTACTTTAACTATACCGCAG ATTGATGGAGGTTCCAATTTGTCGATCAAAGTTCGGTGGTCTCAGAAAATAGTGTTCTCCAAAGGCCAGTTCTCTTTGAATGTGCCGTTTACCTTTCCTGATTTCGTTAACCCTGCGGGGAAGAAAATATCTAAAAGAGAAAAGATACAAATTAATGTGGATGCTGTTACTGGAGGTGAGCTTCTGTGCAAGACATTAAGCCACCCACTGAAG GAAGTGAGGCGTCATGTTGGGAGCATGGGCTTCTTATATGATTCCGATGTTCTTTCATGGTctaaagttgattttagcttttcaTATGCT GTTTCTTCAAGTCATATAACTGGTGGTGTTCTTTTGGAATCTGCATCTGTGCATGATTTTGATCAAAGAGAGATGTTCTACATGTATCTTTCTACAGGAGATATTCAGAGTGACAAG GTATTCAAAAAGGACATAATATTCATTATTGACATCAGCGGTAGTATGCGGGGAAAGCTAATTGAAGACACAAAGAATGCACTATTGACTGCTCTCTCTAAGCTTAATCAGGctgattcatttaatattatagcCTTTAATGGAGAGACTTATCTATTTTCCAAAACGATGGAATTGGCTTCCGGGGATGCTGTTGAAAGGGCCACTGAGTGGATTAACACGAACTTTGTTGCTGGGGGTGGTACAAATATTTCTCATCCATTAAACACG GCAATAGAGATGCTATCCAATATTCAAAGTTCAGTTCCAATAATTTTCCTAGTTACAGATGGAACTGTTGAAGATGAAAGACAAATTTGTGCTATGGTAAAGAATCGTATGATCAATGGAGAGTCAATATGCCCTCGAATTTACACTTTTGGCATTG GTTCGTTCTGCAATCATTATTTCTTGCGAATGCTCGCAATGATTGGTAGGGGCCAATATGATGCTGCGTTGGATGTAG ATTTGATTGAACCTCGAATGCTGACATTGTTTGGCAAAGCTTCATCTCTCATTCTTGCAAATATCAAAATGGACACATTGGATGATCTTGATGACCTCgag GTATACCCTCCTCATATTCCAGATCTTTCATCAGAGGGTCCATTGATTTTATCTGGGAGATACAGGGGAAATTTTCCCAAAACTCTTAAAATCGAAGGTATCTTGGCTGATTTCAGTAATTTTGTAGTAGATATGAAGATACAAAATGCTAAGGACATTCCTGTGCAAAAG ATTTCTGCAAGAGATCAAATAGAGCATCTTACTGCCCAAGCATGGCTCATGGAAAATAAACAACTAGAACAGAAG GTTGCAAAATTGAGCTTGCAGACTGGCTTTATGTCTGAGTATACACGAATGATAATACTTGAGACTGATCATCTAAAGAAAGTCAAGGAATCAGCCGGAACGAAAGAA GCGTCAAAAAAGAGCCATCCTCAGTATGAGGCACCCGTCCAAGGCCAGAGAATGATTTTACTACCCCATTTGGGTATTGGCTTTGGCAACTTAACTGCAACTGCTGAAAATACTCCTCCAGGATTTGAATCAAAATTTCCTGAAGTGCCGGAAATCTTTAAGGCGGCCACAAATTGTTGTGAAACCTTGTGCAGTTACTGTTGTTGCATGTGCTGCATCCAGTGTTGTACCCGGATAAACAACCAATGTGCAACTGCATTGACACAACTCTGCATTGGTCTAGGATGCTTCGGCTGCATCACATGTTGTTCAGATATATGCTGTTCTGGAAACGAAGGCTGA